DNA sequence from the Asticcacaulis sp. AND118 genome:
GGCGTCGAGAATCTCCACTCCGACGAACAGGCCGAGGCTCAGCGAAGTGCCGAGGATCAGGGAGCACCCGGCCCCGAAAGCATTGGCACGTTTCCAGAACAGCCCCATCAGGAACAGCGTCGCCACCGGCGGCACGAAATAGGCCAGCATGGCCTGAAGGTAGTTCCACAGCGTATCCTGAATGGCGCCGATAACCGGCAGCCACAGGACCGACAGGACGACGACCGCGAATATAGCCAGACGCCCGGCCAGCAGCAACCGCGCCTCGCTGGTCTGCGGCCGGTGGACCTTGAGAAAATCGAGCGTCACCAGGGTCGCTGCGGCATTATAGTTGGAGGCCAGGGACGACAGGATGGTCACCAGAAACACGCCCGCCACCAGACCGACCACCCCGGTCGGCAGCAGCCTGAACACCAGCGCGAAAAAGGTCTGATCCGGGGCCTCCAGCGCTGGGAACAGCAGCGGCGCGCACAGGCCCGGCACGACCAGCAGGCCCAACGTCGTCAGCTTGAGCGCACCGGCGAAAAGACTGCCCCAGCGGCCATGATCGAGCGATTTCGCCGCAAGCACCTTCTGCACCATGTACTGATTGGTGCACCAGAAATAGAAGCCGATCAGCGGCAGGCCAGTGACCAGCCCCGTCCACGGCAGCACTTCGTCCGACGCCGGACGCACCAGCTTGAGCCGCAGGGCGTCGCCGTGGGCGGCCCCATATGCTGACAACGCGTCCCAACCGCCAGCCGCATTGAGCGCCAGCACGCTCAACACCGCGCAGACGGCGATGAGAAAGACGGCCTGCACCGTGTCGGTGATCAGCACGGCCCGCAGCCCTCCGGCGACGAGGAACAGCCCGGCGCACAACGACAAAAGCGACCCGACTTCGAACAGGCTCAGGGCCGGAAACAGCAGACGGAACAACAGGCTGCCGGCGAACAGCAGCCCCGCTGTATCGACGAAGGTCATCAGGGCGATCGACAGGCCCGACACATAGGTGCGGGCGAACCGGCCATAGCGCTTTTCGAGAAATTCCGGGACGGTGAACACGCCCGACGACAGGTAGGTCGGCAGCACCACGGCGCAGAATAGCGTCAGGACCAGCACCGCCACCCAATCGTAATTATAGACGCTGATACCGTGGGCGTAAGCCGAACCCGGCACACCGATCAGGGCCGAGGACGAGAGGGTCGCGGCATAGAGGGTAAAGCCGACCACGGGCCAGCGCGCCTGCCCGGCGGCAAGGAATTGCTGCTTCAGCGTGGTGATCTTCAAACGCGAAACAAGCGCCAGCCCCACCAGCCCCAGCACATAGGCCGCCGCCACGCCTGCATCGATGCTATTGAGATGAAAGTCGTTCACGATCCCCCGCCCTGCTTTTAACGAAACTTAGAACGATCCGTAAGCGGGCGCTATAGCTTATCCCTCACCCGCAAAGAGGAGCGTTGTGCGCACTTGTCCGATCTGAATACGTATTCACATCAACGGCGGGTTTCACAAGGGACTGCGGCGCTGTACGAATGGGGAAAGATTGTAAAAAACGCACCTCCGGCAGAGGTATCCTCATGCAGCGAGGGGTGCGCGTTCAGGGAGTATCCTCATGTCCAAGCGCCTCATCGCGTCCGCCAGCCTGTGCGCCCTCATGGCCGCCAGCACCGCCTACGCTCAGGAAAGCAATACCGCCCACACCCCCAATCAGATCGTCTCGACCGACGCCACCGACGGCCCGGCCGAGGCCTCGCCCTGGGCAGCCGCCACCAAACAGGGCATCGGCGCGTCCTATGAGGCCTATAAGAGCTTGCAGTACAGCGACTCGGCCACGACCGGCACGGTGTCGAAGGTATGGTTCTCTCTGGCCAACGGCGTGGTGTCGGAGACCATGTACGGCCTGATCCACGAAGCCCAGATCCGCGATCTGTCGCTTGTGATTACGGGCGATGGCTGGGTGGCGACCGAAGCCGCCGACACGGTCTCGCACATCGATTATCTGCATAAGGACAAGGCCGGACGCCCGCTGTCGCCCGCCTACCGCCTGACCAATACCGACAAGCAGGGCCGCTTCGTGGTCATCAAGGACGTCTTCACCGATCCGGACCGTCAGACCCTGATGCTGCGCGTCACGGTCAAGGCGTTGAAAGGTACGGTGACGCCCTATGTCGTGCTGGATCCCTCGGTCAACAACACCTCCGGCGACGATCAGGGCGATGCCTCGAACACCGCGCTGCGCGCCTTCGACGGCCCGCACGCCCTGTCACTGCGCGCCTCCGTCCCCTATGAGGCCGCCAGCATCGGCTTTACGGGCAAGGACGCGCTGGTCGGACTGCTGAAAGACGGCAAGCTGGGCGCGCTCAACGCCACCGTCGGCGAAAAGGGCAATATCCGCGCCGTCGCCGCCTTCAAGCCGGTAACCAAGTCCGCGACCTTCGATCTGGCGCTCGGCTTCGGCAAGGACGTCGCCGCCGCCGACCGCGAAGCCGCCGCGACGCTGAAGACCGGCTACGCCACCGTGCTGGCGCGCTATAACGGTCAGGGCAAGGCGGTCGGCTGGGAAGACTATCTGGCCTCGCTGAGCGCGTTGCCGCGTCTGACGGCCCAATCGACCGACAATGGCAAGCTGCTCTACGCCTCTGCCCTGATGCTCAAGGTGCAGGAAGACCGCACCTATGCCGGTGCGCTGATCGCGTCTTTGTCGAACCCGTGGGGCGAAACGGTCTTCGCCAAACAGTCGGCGACGGGCTATAAGGCCGTGTGGCCGCGCGACTTCTATCAGGTGGCCATGGCGCTGGCGGCGCTGGGCGACAAACAGACGCCGCTGGCCGCCTATCACTACCTGCCCAAGGTGCAGGTCGGGCCGAACACGCCGGGCAATAGCGGCGACGGCGGCTGGTTCCTGCAAAAGGCCCATGTCGATGGCACGCCGGAATGGGTAGGGGTGCAACTCGATCAGACGGCCATGCCGATCATGCTCGGCTGGAACCTCAACCATCTGGGCATGATGAGCGACGGCGACCTCAAGGCGTCGTGGGCCACGATGCTGAAACCGGCAGCGAAGTTCCTCAAGGACGGCGGCACGACGAAGATCGGCTGGAACAACAGCAAGATCACCCCGCCCTACACCCAGCAGGAACGCTGGGAGGAACAGGAAGGTTTTTCGCCCTCGACCACCGCCGCCATCGTCGCCGGCCTGACCGCCGCTTCGGATATCGCCGCCCGGTCGGGCGACGCGCAGATGGCCAGCGAACTGAAGGCCAGCGCGGCTGATATTTCGGCGAAGATCGAGGCGCGCATGGTGACCACCGCCGGGACCCTCAAGGGCGGAAAAGACACCTACTATATGCGTCTGTCGCGCTCCGAAGACGCCAATAATCCGGGCGTGCAGGACGAGCGCAATGGCCGCAAGGGCCTGCGCGGCGACCTGATTCTCGATGCCGGTTTCCTGGAACTGGTGCGCTATGGCGTGCGCCGCGCCGACGACCCGAAGATCGTCGATTCGCTGCGTTTCATTGACGACGAAACCCTGCCGCAGAACCTGCGCGTCAAATACACCTTCCGCTTCAAGGGCGTCGAAGGCAGCTTCCCCGGCTTCCGCCGCTACGGCAATGACGGCTATGGCGAAGACGAGACGACCGGCGCCAATTACGGCGTGCTGGGCGGCTCGACCCCCGGTCAGCGCGGGCGCGTATGGCCCTTCTTCACCGGCGAACGCGGACATTACGAACTGGCGCGCGCGGCGCTGAAAACCGGCGGCGTGACCGATACGGACAAGACGCGCATCCGGGCGACCTATGTGCGCGCCATGGAACTGTTCGCTAACGAAGGGCTGATGCTGCCCGAACAGGTGTGGGACGGCGTCGGCGTCAAACCGACGGGCTACGAGACCGGCGAAGGCACCAACTCTGCCACACCCCTGGCCTGGACCCACGCGGAATATGTCAAGCTACTGCGCTCTCTGGCCGACGGCAAGGTGTGGGACCGCAACCCGCTGGCGGCGGAGACGTTCGCGAAGTAAAGGGTGAAAGCACGCTCCCTCCTCCCTGTCGCGTTAGCGATGGGAAGGTGGCATTTTGAGCGTCAGCGCGAAATAACGGAGGGGGATGGCTCGGACAATGCCCCTGATTTGTCTTGGTTATAAAAGCGAACTCTCAAGGCACGATGCTCTTAGCTTCGCCTGAGTTATCCCCCTCCGTCGCGCCTTCGGCGCACCATCTCCCCATGCCTTTGGCATAGGGAGGAGAAAGGGGATTGTCGCGCATGGTGCAGAGCCCTAATACCCCCGCATGGATATGACCCTCTATCAGGCCATCGGAAGCGCAAAAGGCGTCGCGGCCTTGTGCCGCCGTTTCTATCATCTGATGGACACCCTGCCCGAAGCCGCGCGCTGCCGGGCCATCCATCCCGACGACCTTTCGGGCAGCGAAGCCAAGTTCTACGACTACCTGACCGGCTATCTGGGTGGACCGCCGGTCTATGTCGAAAAGCACGGCCACCCGCGCCTGCGTTCCCGGCATTTCGGCGCAGAGATCGGCCCTCAGGAACGTGACGAATGGCTGCTGTGCTTCAACCGCGCTCTGGACGAAACCGTCGCCAATCCGGCCTTATGCGACCTGATCCGCGAACCGGTCGAACGGCTGGCCTTCCACATGCAGAACAAAGAATAAAACCAAACAAAAACCCCGGCCCTTGCGGACCGGGGTTTTGACTTATGGCTTTGCTACCTGCCTTATTTCAGGCTCAGAGGCAGCGGCACGTTGCGGCCGCTACGGTTGACCAGCAGCAGGATCGACGGACGGTTGGCCGCCTTCATATCCGCCACGATCTTGTCGAACTCGGCGCGGTTGGCGACGGGCAGGTTGTTGGCGCGGACGATGACGTCGCCGGCCTTCAGACCCTTCTTGGCCGCATCCGAAGTCGGCTCAATGGCGGTGACCACCAGACCGGTAACTTCGGCTTCGATGCCGTAGTTTTTACGCAGAGCCGGATCGATCGGCTTGACGCTCAGGCCCAGCACCGGCGCGCCGGCATCCGGGGTCGCCGTGCTGCCGCCACCGCCGTTGAGCACCTTGTTCAGTTCGTCTTCACCCGGACGCAGGGCCGCGACGATGGTCAGCTTGACCAGCTTGCCGTTGCGGAACACCTCGACCTCGACCTTTTCGCCCGGACGGACGTCGGCCACGTTGCGGGTCAGGTCTGTATTGAGCTTGACGACCTTGCCATTGACCTTCTTGACGATGTCGCCGACCTGCACGCCACCCTTTTCCGCCGGGCCGCCACGGTTGACGTCGGCAATATAGGCGCCGTCCTTGTCCGGCAGGCTCAGGCTTTCGGCCACATCATCGGTGACCGGCAGGATGGAGACGCCGATATAGCCGCGCTCGACCTTACCGCCGGACATCAGCTTGCGCGCGATGGCCGAAGCCGTATCCGCCGGAATGGCGAAGCCGACACCGGCATTGCCGCCCGACGGCGTGATGATGGCCGAGTTGACGCCGATCACGCGACCGTTGAGGTCGAAGGTCGGGCCGCCCGAATTACCGCGGTTGATAGCCGCGTCGATCTGCATGTAGTCGACATAGCCCTGCGCGCCGTCCGGACGCCCGAAGGCAGAGACGATACCCGCCGTCGCCGTGCCGGACAGGCCGAACGGGTTGCCGACCGCGATGACCCAGTCGCCGACGCGCGGACGCTGATCGGTTTCGAACTGCACATAGGGAAAGTTCTTGCCTTCCACCTTGAGCACGGCCAGATCGGTCGCCGGGTCGCGGCCGATGACAGTGGCCTTGAGCTTGCTTTCGTTGGTCAGGACGACGGTGATTTCATCCGCGCCTTCGATGACGTGGTTGTTGGTCACCACATAACCGTCGGCGGTGATGAAGAAGCCCGAACCGGCCCCGCGCACTTCCTGCTCGTTGCCTTCGCCCTCGCCCTGCGACGGCGGCTCGAAGCCGGGGATGATCAGCCCGCCGGGCACCTTCACCTTGCCCTTCGTCTCGATCGAGACGACGGCCGGCGACACGCGGTCGATGATGTCGGCAAAGGACATGGGCGCGCCCGCGGGGGGCTTTACCGGGGTCACCGCCGCCGTCTTGAGCAGGGTCGAGCCGTCATAGCCCCCCAGCCCGGAGACAGCCGCGCCGGCCACCGCCGCGCCGAGCATCAGGCCACCGGCCACGCCGGCGACCAGGCCCTTATTCTTCTTTACCGTGGTAAGCACGTTCCCCATGGGTCTTCGTCCTGAATATACGCTGTTACGGTCAACATAGGCATTTTAAGACCGCAAGCCAGTGTTTTCACGCGGGCTTACCATCTTTTAATCCATGCAACCCCAGCGGTGCGGCAAAATCGTGGCTGATCTGTGCCCTTATTGGTCACGGTTCAAAAGCGCGTCGAGCCGGGCCTGTTCTTCGGGGCTCAGGGCATCGGTTTCAGGCTCCGGGCCCTTGCGCCGGTTCATCAGGACGAAGATCGCGCCGCCGCCGATCAGCACCCCCAGCGGCAAGCCCCATAACAAGGCCGTCGACAGCGCGAAGCGCGGACGGAACAGTACGTAGTCGCCATAACGGGCGCGCAGAATGTCGCGGATTTCGCGGTCGCTCTTGCCTTCGGTGATATGAGCGCGGATATCCCGGCGCATATCGGCGGCGATGTCGGCCGAGGAGTCGGCGATGGATTCGTTCTGACAGACGACGCAACGCACTTCGCCGTAAAGGGCGCGGGCGCGATCGTCCTGCGTTTTGTCGGACAGGGCCTCACCGGGCAGCATCGCCGCCGCGATCTGGGTCAGGGCGAAGAGGGCGGTGAGGAGGGCTATCCATCCCCTCTCCCTTGAGGGAGAGGGTGGCGCAAAGCGCCGGGTGAGGGGGACGTTTACGCTTGACACTCCCCCCTCACCCCGACCCTCTCCCTCAAGGGAGAGGGGGTTAAACTTTTGATCCCTCATCCCTTCCTCCCCTTTGCCGCGACGCCCAAGCGCAACCGCCGATCGCTCAGCGACAGCACGCCTCCCACGGCCATCAACAACGGCCCGAAGAAGATCAGCCGCGCCCACGGATTATACAGCGCCCGCACCTGCCAGCCGCTTTCCGACGGCTCACCCAGCAGGAAGTAGAGATCGTCCAGCGGCTGAAAACACAGGGCCACCTCGGTCGTCAGGGTCGATGAAGCGGGATAGAAACGCCGCTCCGGCGCGGCCTGACACACGGCCTTGCCGCCCTTGCGCACGCTCAGCACGCCGCGCTGCGCCTCGTAATTCGGCCCCGGCACGCGCTCGATGCTGTTGAGGCGCACCTCATAGGCTCCGACATCGAGCTTGGCCCCGACCTGGAGATGATCGACCGTGCTCAGCTTGGCCTGCGTCTCGACCACCGCCCCGAAGACGAACAGGCCGAGCCCGATGTGCGCCAGCACCATGCCGTGCGTCGCCAGAGGCAGGCCACGGAAGCGGCGCAGGCTTTCGGCAAAAGGTACTTTCAGCAGTTGCGTGCGGTCCTGCCACACCTGCCACGACCCCAGAATGACCCAGCCGCCCAAGAGAAAACCGATCCCCAGAGACAGGGCCTTTTTCGCCTCGCCGCTGCCCAGCAGCACCGCGCCCAGCACGGCCAGAAGGACACTTATGCCCGCCGCCAGCAGGAGCCGCTTACCGGCGCTTTTCAGATCGCCGCGCTTCCACGCCATCAAACTCGCCAACGGCAGGATAAGCATGGCCACGCCCATGGCCGGCACGAAACTCAGATTATAATAGGGCGTGCCGACGGAGATGGTCTTGCCCGTCATGGCCTCCATCAGCAGCGGATAGAGGGTCCCCAGACAGACGGTCGACAGGGCCACGAAGACCAGCATGTTGTTGAGCACCAGGGTCGATTCCCGGCTGACCGGCGAAAACACGCCGCCGGAACTGAGCGCCGAGGCCCGGAACACATAGAGCGCGAACCCCGCCCCGGCGGTGATGAACAGGATGGCCAGCAGCAATATGCCGCGCTGAGGGTCGACGGCGAAGGCGTGGACGCTGGTCAGCACGCCGGAGCGCACGAGGAACGCCCCCAGCATCGAAAAGGTGAAGGCCAGAAGCGCCAGAAACACAGTCCACGACTTCAGCGCGTCGCGCTTTTCCAGCACGATGGCCGAATGCAGCAGGGCCGTCGCCGCCAGCCACGGCATGAAGGAGGCGTTTTCGACCGGGTCCCAGAACCACCAGCCGCCCCAACCCAGTTCGTAATAGGCCCAGAACGACCCCAGCGCGATGCCGAGCGTCAGGAAGACCCACGCCACCAGTGTCCACGGCCTGACCCAGCGGGCCCATTCGCGGCCGATCCGCCCTTCGATCAGGGCCGCCACGGCGAACGAAAACACCACCGAAAACCCGACATAGCCGAGATAGAGCAGCGGCGGATGTAGCGCCAGCGCAGGGTCCTGCAACATCGGATTGAGCGACTGCCCCTCATAGGGGGCGGGGTCGAGACGGGCCAGCGGATTGGATGAAAACAGGGTGAAGCCGGTGAACAGCGCCCCCAAAACACCCTGCACCCCCAGCACCTTGTGTTTCAACCCGCCGGGCAGGCCGCGCCCGAACAGGGTGACCAGCGCGCCATAGCTGAGCAGCACCATGCACCACAAAAGCATCGAGCCTTCGTGAGAGCCCCAGGCGCCGGAAATCTTGTACAGCAGGGGTTTCAGCGTGTGCGAATGTTTCGCCACGTTGGAGACGGAAAAATCAGAGGTCAGAAAGGCGTAGAGCAGGGCCGCAAAGGCCAGAACGCCCGCCGCCGCCGCCGCCAGCGACAGCCCCTCGCTCAGACGCGCCGCCCCGCGCAACGGCTTCCATGCCGAACCCGCGACGCTCAAGGCCTGCGCCACGGACAGCAGGAAGGCCAGCCCCAGACAGAAGGTGCCCAGTTCGGCGATCATTTCGCCTCGCCGAAGGGTTTGCTGTCCG
Encoded proteins:
- a CDS encoding sodium:solute symporter codes for the protein MNDFHLNSIDAGVAAAYVLGLVGLALVSRLKITTLKQQFLAAGQARWPVVGFTLYAATLSSSALIGVPGSAYAHGISVYNYDWVAVLVLTLFCAVVLPTYLSSGVFTVPEFLEKRYGRFARTYVSGLSIALMTFVDTAGLLFAGSLLFRLLFPALSLFEVGSLLSLCAGLFLVAGGLRAVLITDTVQAVFLIAVCAVLSVLALNAAGGWDALSAYGAAHGDALRLKLVRPASDEVLPWTGLVTGLPLIGFYFWCTNQYMVQKVLAAKSLDHGRWGSLFAGALKLTTLGLLVVPGLCAPLLFPALEAPDQTFFALVFRLLPTGVVGLVAGVFLVTILSSLASNYNAAATLVTLDFLKVHRPQTSEARLLLAGRLAIFAVVVLSVLWLPVIGAIQDTLWNYLQAMLAYFVPPVATLFLMGLFWKRANAFGAGCSLILGTSLSLGLFVGVEILDAIPLHFLVAAFVIFVASGSALIVGSLMRPAPEASVTALVFTRTVWDRETEALKGVKWYKNYRWLSVGLLLFTAVLVAPLL
- a CDS encoding glucan 1,4-alpha-glucosidase, which gives rise to MSKRLIASASLCALMAASTAYAQESNTAHTPNQIVSTDATDGPAEASPWAAATKQGIGASYEAYKSLQYSDSATTGTVSKVWFSLANGVVSETMYGLIHEAQIRDLSLVITGDGWVATEAADTVSHIDYLHKDKAGRPLSPAYRLTNTDKQGRFVVIKDVFTDPDRQTLMLRVTVKALKGTVTPYVVLDPSVNNTSGDDQGDASNTALRAFDGPHALSLRASVPYEAASIGFTGKDALVGLLKDGKLGALNATVGEKGNIRAVAAFKPVTKSATFDLALGFGKDVAAADREAAATLKTGYATVLARYNGQGKAVGWEDYLASLSALPRLTAQSTDNGKLLYASALMLKVQEDRTYAGALIASLSNPWGETVFAKQSATGYKAVWPRDFYQVAMALAALGDKQTPLAAYHYLPKVQVGPNTPGNSGDGGWFLQKAHVDGTPEWVGVQLDQTAMPIMLGWNLNHLGMMSDGDLKASWATMLKPAAKFLKDGGTTKIGWNNSKITPPYTQQERWEEQEGFSPSTTAAIVAGLTAASDIAARSGDAQMASELKASAADISAKIEARMVTTAGTLKGGKDTYYMRLSRSEDANNPGVQDERNGRKGLRGDLILDAGFLELVRYGVRRADDPKIVDSLRFIDDETLPQNLRVKYTFRFKGVEGSFPGFRRYGNDGYGEDETTGANYGVLGGSTPGQRGRVWPFFTGERGHYELARAALKTGGVTDTDKTRIRATYVRAMELFANEGLMLPEQVWDGVGVKPTGYETGEGTNSATPLAWTHAEYVKLLRSLADGKVWDRNPLAAETFAK
- a CDS encoding group II truncated hemoglobin, whose amino-acid sequence is MDMTLYQAIGSAKGVAALCRRFYHLMDTLPEAARCRAIHPDDLSGSEAKFYDYLTGYLGGPPVYVEKHGHPRLRSRHFGAEIGPQERDEWLLCFNRALDETVANPALCDLIREPVERLAFHMQNKE
- a CDS encoding Do family serine endopeptidase, which gives rise to MGNVLTTVKKNKGLVAGVAGGLMLGAAVAGAAVSGLGGYDGSTLLKTAAVTPVKPPAGAPMSFADIIDRVSPAVVSIETKGKVKVPGGLIIPGFEPPSQGEGEGNEQEVRGAGSGFFITADGYVVTNNHVIEGADEITVVLTNESKLKATVIGRDPATDLAVLKVEGKNFPYVQFETDQRPRVGDWVIAVGNPFGLSGTATAGIVSAFGRPDGAQGYVDYMQIDAAINRGNSGGPTFDLNGRVIGVNSAIITPSGGNAGVGFAIPADTASAIARKLMSGGKVERGYIGVSILPVTDDVAESLSLPDKDGAYIADVNRGGPAEKGGVQVGDIVKKVNGKVVKLNTDLTRNVADVRPGEKVEVEVFRNGKLVKLTIVAALRPGEDELNKVLNGGGGSTATPDAGAPVLGLSVKPIDPALRKNYGIEAEVTGLVVTAIEPTSDAAKKGLKAGDVIVRANNLPVANRAEFDKIVADMKAANRPSILLLVNRSGRNVPLPLSLK
- a CDS encoding cytochrome c-type biogenesis protein, with translation MLPGEALSDKTQDDRARALYGEVRCVVCQNESIADSSADIAADMRRDIRAHITEGKSDREIRDILRARYGDYVLFRPRFALSTALLWGLPLGVLIGGGAIFVLMNRRKGPEPETDALSPEEQARLDALLNRDQ
- a CDS encoding heme lyase CcmF/NrfE family subunit; protein product: MIAELGTFCLGLAFLLSVAQALSVAGSAWKPLRGAARLSEGLSLAAAAAGVLAFAALLYAFLTSDFSVSNVAKHSHTLKPLLYKISGAWGSHEGSMLLWCMVLLSYGALVTLFGRGLPGGLKHKVLGVQGVLGALFTGFTLFSSNPLARLDPAPYEGQSLNPMLQDPALALHPPLLYLGYVGFSVVFSFAVAALIEGRIGREWARWVRPWTLVAWVFLTLGIALGSFWAYYELGWGGWWFWDPVENASFMPWLAATALLHSAIVLEKRDALKSWTVFLALLAFTFSMLGAFLVRSGVLTSVHAFAVDPQRGILLLAILFITAGAGFALYVFRASALSSGGVFSPVSRESTLVLNNMLVFVALSTVCLGTLYPLLMEAMTGKTISVGTPYYNLSFVPAMGVAMLILPLASLMAWKRGDLKSAGKRLLLAAGISVLLAVLGAVLLGSGEAKKALSLGIGFLLGGWVILGSWQVWQDRTQLLKVPFAESLRRFRGLPLATHGMVLAHIGLGLFVFGAVVETQAKLSTVDHLQVGAKLDVGAYEVRLNSIERVPGPNYEAQRGVLSVRKGGKAVCQAAPERRFYPASSTLTTEVALCFQPLDDLYFLLGEPSESGWQVRALYNPWARLIFFGPLLMAVGGVLSLSDRRLRLGVAAKGRKG